A stretch of Lysobacter sp. K5869 DNA encodes these proteins:
- the phoR gene encoding phosphate regulon sensor histidine kinase PhoR, with product MPPRARSAWFRTLGQLALILVGAAVLGILVGYPWPIVTAAAIGVVAWHYWRLRRVLIRLTARQRLTPPLGEGIWNELDRLLHRSQAEMRGRKRRLIEMLRAYRAAAAAMPDAIVVVERNSQRIQWFNEAATGLFGLRYPRDIGGPVVDRLQPLQISHWLASGRNAEPLEAASPWNPAVTLSLRLIPYSENLWLLVARDVSRMLQLEQMRRDFVANVSHELRTPLTVVHGYLDMLDPEEHPDWAPMLAEMQRQSQRMTQLVEDLLTLSRLESQDSLPAEETVSMSSMLATLKREANALSQGRHEIAMDDLAGVDLFGSNKELHSAFSNLVSNAIRYTPAGGTIRIRFRPESAGIARGAVLEVTDSGYGIPAAHLPRITERFYRVSTSRSRESGGTGLGLSIVKHVLHLHQARLEIASEVGRGSTFACHFIPERIRRRDLYGDAQHDTLPDVLP from the coding sequence ATGCCGCCCCGCGCGCGCTCCGCCTGGTTCCGCACCCTCGGTCAGCTCGCGCTGATCCTGGTCGGCGCCGCCGTACTCGGCATTCTGGTCGGCTATCCCTGGCCGATCGTCACCGCCGCCGCCATCGGCGTGGTCGCCTGGCATTACTGGCGGCTGCGCCGGGTGCTGATCCGGCTGACCGCGCGCCAGCGCCTGACCCCGCCGCTGGGCGAAGGCATCTGGAACGAACTCGACCGGCTGCTGCACCGCAGCCAGGCCGAGATGCGCGGGCGCAAGCGCCGCCTGATCGAAATGCTGCGCGCCTACCGCGCCGCCGCGGCGGCGATGCCCGACGCGATCGTGGTGGTGGAACGCAACAGCCAGCGCATCCAGTGGTTCAACGAAGCCGCCACCGGCCTGTTCGGGCTGCGCTACCCGCGCGACATCGGCGGCCCGGTGGTCGACCGGCTGCAGCCGCTGCAGATCTCGCACTGGCTGGCCTCCGGCCGCAACGCCGAGCCGCTGGAAGCGGCCTCGCCGTGGAACCCGGCGGTCACCTTGAGCCTGCGCCTGATCCCGTACTCGGAAAACCTGTGGCTGCTGGTCGCGCGCGACGTCAGCCGCATGCTCCAGCTCGAACAGATGCGCCGCGACTTCGTCGCCAACGTCTCGCACGAGCTGCGCACGCCGCTGACCGTGGTCCACGGCTATCTGGACATGCTCGATCCGGAGGAACACCCGGATTGGGCGCCGATGCTGGCGGAAATGCAGCGCCAGTCGCAGCGCATGACCCAGCTGGTCGAGGACTTGCTCACGCTCTCGCGCCTGGAATCGCAGGACAGCCTGCCGGCCGAGGAAACCGTGTCGATGTCCTCGATGCTGGCCACGCTCAAGCGCGAGGCCAATGCGCTGAGCCAGGGGCGGCACGAGATCGCGATGGACGATCTGGCCGGGGTGGACCTGTTCGGATCGAACAAGGAACTGCACAGCGCGTTCTCGAATTTGGTCAGCAACGCGATCCGCTACACCCCGGCCGGCGGCACCATCCGCATCCGCTTCCGCCCGGAGAGCGCCGGCATCGCCCGCGGCGCGGTGCTGGAAGTGACCGACAGCGGCTACGGCATCCCGGCCGCGCACCTGCCGCGCATCACCGAGCGTTTCTACCGCGTCTCCACCAGCCGCTCGCGCGAGAGCGGCGGCACCGGCCTGGGGCTGTCGATCGTCAAGCACGTGCTGCATCTGCATCAGGCGCGGCTGGAGATCGCCAGCGAAGTCGGCCGCGGCAGCACCTTCGCCTGCCACTTCATCCCCGAACGCATCCGCCGCCGCGATCTGTACGGCGACGCGCAACACGATACTCTCCCCGACGTATTGCCCTGA
- the ppk1 gene encoding polyphosphate kinase 1: MNAMTEPSLDTDPLRDASLYFNRELSQLDFNFRVLAQAQDPQVPLLERLKYLCISCTNLDEFFEIRAGTLRHAQDLGLAPGPDGLAPQTVLARIHERAAELVQAQYECWNDVLRPALSDSGVRVLGRNSWNARQTRWLRAYFRDEIMPVLSPLGLDPAHPFPKILNKSLNIVVVLKGKDAFGRAGNLAIVRAPRSLPRIIQMPENVSGGKHDFVFLSSVLSAFVDELFPGMEVKGAYQFRVTRNSELLVDEEEVDNIALALRDELVGRGYLRAVRLEIADQCPKPIVRTLLENFDLPENAVYRINGPVNLNRVIQVYDLVQRPELKFPPYQQRVAPGIETIFDTVADGDMLLHHPFDSFAPVLELIRQAAEDPNVLAIKQTLYRAGKDSPIVEQLVQAARNGKDVTVVVELRARFDEEANLGLADRLQEAGVQVVYGVVGYKTHAKMLLIVRREGRKLKRYVHLGTGNYHSGTARAYTDFGLITADPDIGNDVHLIFQQLSGLAPSLKLKCLLQSPFTLHAGVLKRIDRETKHARAGKPARIVAKMNALNEPQVIRALYQASQAGVQIDLIVRGACTLRPGVEGVSENIRVRSIVGRFLEHHRVYWFANDGAPDLFCSSADWLERNLLRRVETGFPILDSDLRGRVYEEALANYLADNLNAWALQPDGAYERVVPAEGAMPHSAQATLLAKLCG, from the coding sequence ATGAACGCGATGACCGAACCCTCGCTCGACACCGACCCGCTGCGCGACGCCTCGCTGTACTTCAACCGCGAACTGTCGCAACTGGACTTCAACTTCCGCGTCCTGGCCCAGGCCCAGGACCCGCAAGTGCCGCTGCTGGAACGGCTGAAGTACCTGTGCATCTCCTGCACCAACCTCGACGAATTCTTCGAGATCCGCGCCGGCACCCTGCGCCACGCCCAGGACCTCGGCCTCGCCCCCGGCCCGGACGGACTGGCCCCGCAGACCGTGCTCGCGCGCATCCACGAGCGCGCCGCCGAACTCGTGCAAGCCCAGTACGAATGCTGGAACGACGTGCTGCGCCCGGCGCTGTCGGACAGCGGCGTGCGCGTGCTCGGCCGCAATTCCTGGAACGCGCGCCAGACCCGCTGGCTGCGCGCCTACTTCCGCGACGAGATCATGCCGGTGCTGTCGCCGCTCGGCCTCGACCCGGCGCACCCGTTCCCGAAGATCCTCAACAAGTCGCTCAACATCGTCGTCGTGCTCAAGGGCAAGGACGCGTTCGGCCGCGCCGGCAACCTCGCCATCGTGCGCGCGCCGCGTTCGCTGCCGCGCATCATCCAGATGCCGGAGAACGTCTCCGGCGGCAAGCACGACTTCGTGTTCCTGTCCTCGGTGCTGTCGGCCTTCGTCGACGAGCTGTTCCCGGGCATGGAGGTCAAGGGCGCCTACCAGTTCCGCGTCACCCGCAACTCCGAGCTGCTGGTGGACGAGGAAGAAGTCGACAACATCGCGCTCGCCCTGCGCGACGAGCTGGTCGGCCGCGGCTACCTGCGCGCGGTGCGGCTGGAGATCGCCGATCAGTGCCCCAAGCCGATCGTGCGCACCTTGCTGGAGAACTTCGACCTGCCCGAGAACGCGGTCTACCGCATCAACGGCCCGGTCAACCTCAACCGCGTGATCCAGGTCTACGATCTGGTCCAGCGCCCGGAGCTGAAATTCCCGCCGTACCAGCAGCGCGTCGCGCCCGGCATCGAAACCATCTTCGACACCGTCGCCGACGGCGACATGCTGCTGCATCACCCCTTCGACTCGTTCGCGCCGGTGCTGGAGCTGATCCGGCAGGCCGCCGAAGACCCGAACGTGCTGGCGATCAAGCAGACGCTGTACCGCGCCGGCAAGGACTCGCCGATCGTCGAGCAACTGGTCCAGGCCGCGCGCAACGGCAAGGACGTGACCGTGGTGGTCGAACTGCGCGCGCGCTTCGACGAGGAAGCCAACCTGGGCCTCGCCGACCGCCTGCAGGAAGCCGGCGTGCAAGTGGTGTACGGCGTGGTCGGCTACAAGACCCACGCCAAGATGCTGCTGATCGTCCGCCGCGAAGGCCGCAAGCTCAAGCGCTACGTGCACCTGGGCACCGGCAACTACCACAGCGGCACCGCGCGCGCCTACACCGACTTCGGCCTGATCACCGCCGATCCGGACATCGGCAACGACGTGCACCTGATCTTCCAGCAGCTCTCGGGTCTGGCGCCGTCGCTCAAGCTCAAGTGCCTGCTGCAATCGCCGTTCACCCTGCACGCCGGCGTGCTCAAGCGCATCGACCGCGAGACCAAGCACGCCCGTGCCGGCAAGCCCGCGCGCATCGTCGCCAAGATGAACGCCTTGAACGAGCCGCAGGTGATCCGCGCGCTGTATCAGGCCTCGCAGGCCGGCGTGCAGATCGACCTGATCGTGCGCGGCGCCTGCACCCTGCGTCCGGGCGTGGAAGGCGTGTCGGAGAACATCCGCGTGCGCTCCATCGTCGGCCGTTTCCTCGAACACCACCGCGTCTATTGGTTCGCCAACGACGGCGCGCCGGACCTGTTCTGCTCCAGCGCCGACTGGCTGGAACGCAACCTGCTGCGCCGGGTCGAGACCGGCTTCCCGATCCTGGATTCGGACCTGCGCGGCCGCGTCTACGAGGAAGCGCTGGCCAATTATCTGGCCGACAACCTCAACGCCTGGGCGCTGCAGCCCGACGGCGCCTACGAGCGGGTGGTCCCGGCCGAGGGCGCGATGCCGCATTCGGCGCAGGCGACCTTGTTGGCTAAGTTGTGCGGATGA